In Xenorhabdus nematophila ATCC 19061, one DNA window encodes the following:
- a CDS encoding IS5 family transposase — translation MPRTMLSKPLWNKLAVLMQQSGYVYHKEEHYLTFEGILYRMRTGCPWRDVPTEFGKWNTIFKRFNDWSKKAIFNLLFKLLSENTDTEWLFIDGSIVRAHQHSSGAASVEDEAIGKSRGGLSTKIHLAVDSYGLPVHFELSGGQTHDIVHAESLVTHSPSSDFVIADKGYDSSTFRSCVEKHGAIAVIPYRKNSGRTDKNIDDYLYCHRHLVENAFAKIKHFRAIATRYDKLARNYASTLALAFTIVWLPMWVE, via the coding sequence ATGCCAAGAACAATGTTATCAAAACCTTTATGGAATAAGCTAGCTGTATTGATGCAACAAAGTGGATATGTGTATCATAAAGAAGAACATTATCTGACTTTCGAAGGGATCCTTTACCGGATGCGAACAGGCTGTCCCTGGCGAGATGTCCCCACCGAATTTGGCAAATGGAACACCATTTTTAAGCGCTTTAATGATTGGTCTAAGAAAGCTATTTTTAATTTATTATTCAAATTATTATCTGAGAATACAGATACAGAATGGTTATTCATTGATGGCAGTATTGTTCGGGCTCATCAACATAGTTCAGGTGCCGCTTCTGTGGAAGATGAAGCCATTGGTAAAAGTCGGGGAGGACTTTCTACCAAAATTCATTTAGCTGTAGACAGTTATGGTCTGCCGGTTCATTTTGAGCTGTCCGGGGGTCAAACTCACGACATTGTTCATGCGGAAAGTTTGGTGACGCATTCGCCTTCATCGGATTTTGTGATCGCTGACAAAGGTTACGATAGCAGCACTTTCAGAAGTTGTGTTGAAAAACACGGCGCGATAGCGGTCATTCCTTATAGAAAAAATAGCGGCAGAACAGATAAAAACATTGATGACTATTTATACTGCCACCGGCATTTGGTAGAAAATGCCTTTGCCAAAATTAAACATTTCCGAGCAATAGCAACAAGATACGATAAATTAGCACGCAATTATGCCAGTACGTTAGCATTGGCGTTTACCATTGTGTGGCTGCCGATGTGGGTTGAGTAA
- a CDS encoding TraB/GumN family protein, giving the protein MGKLMTYFNKILGFNTQRHYPYPAFDINLKQGAQLHIVGSIHMGTENMFPLSEILLEQLALSDAIIVEADITQADSPFKEKYPEHIALSQRLSPEYFGLLEQYCREIQHPIELLQPLPSWQVALILQAAQAQYLGLRPQYGIDHQLLNSAKSINKPVIELEGANTQVNLLTDLPNDGLSLLEDTLIHWHTNARALQTMISWWMNYRSGQQEQVLPMTFCEEIYQTLMVERNRQWSKQLHHLPAGRYLVIVGALHLHGENNLRQMLEKP; this is encoded by the coding sequence ATGGGGAAATTAATGACATATTTCAACAAGATATTAGGATTCAATACCCAGCGGCATTATCCATATCCGGCTTTCGATATTAATCTCAAACAAGGTGCACAATTGCACATTGTTGGCAGTATCCATATGGGGACAGAAAACATGTTCCCACTCTCTGAAATTCTGCTGGAACAATTGGCGCTGTCTGACGCTATTATTGTCGAAGCTGATATCACTCAGGCTGATTCTCCTTTTAAAGAAAAATACCCTGAACACATTGCGCTATCACAACGTTTATCTCCTGAATATTTTGGCTTACTGGAACAGTATTGCCGGGAAATCCAGCATCCTATTGAATTACTGCAACCGCTACCGTCATGGCAAGTCGCATTGATATTACAGGCTGCCCAGGCCCAATATTTGGGATTACGTCCCCAATATGGCATCGATCACCAATTGCTGAACAGTGCAAAATCCATCAATAAACCCGTTATCGAGCTGGAAGGCGCGAATACGCAGGTGAATTTATTGACCGACTTACCAAATGACGGGCTTTCCCTGTTGGAAGATACACTCATCCATTGGCATACCAACGCCCGCGCTTTACAAACTATGATTAGCTGGTGGATGAATTACAGATCTGGGCAGCAAGAACAGGTATTGCCAATGACATTCTGCGAAGAGATTTATCAGACCTTAATGGTTGAACGCAATCGCCAATGGAGCAAGCAATTACATCACTTACCAGCAGGAAGATATTTGGTTATTGTAGGTGCTTTACACCTTCATGGAGAAAATAATTTACGCCAGATGTTGGAAAAACCATAA
- a CDS encoding MFS transporter: MSEQSDTKTLPTSSTKTHRTIFSILGAISLSHLLNDMIQSMILAVYPLLQSEFTLSFIQVGMITLTYQVTASLLQPLIGLYTDKHPQPYSLPFGMGFTLSGLLLLAYAENFPLILVAAALVGIGSSVFHPESSRVARMASGGRHGLAQSLFQVGGNLGSSLGPLLAAIFIAPYGRESIGWFSLTALLAIVILLQVSQWYKMQHRANKPQSSRHISLPGLPKKTVVRAFAILLILIFSKYFYLTSISSYYTFYLIQKFGLSVQNAQIHLFIFLFSVAAGTLIGGPIGDKIGRKYVIWASILGVAPFTLLLPYASLFWTGVLTVFIGVILASAFSAILVYAQELMPGRTGMIAGLFFGLAFGMGGIGATVLGYVADKTSIELVYKICAFLPLIGIFTLFLPNIEKKT, encoded by the coding sequence ATGAGTGAACAAAGCGATACAAAAACTCTGCCTACCTCATCAACAAAAACACACCGGACAATTTTCTCAATACTCGGGGCGATAAGCTTATCTCATCTGCTGAATGACATGATTCAATCGATGATTCTGGCCGTTTATCCACTACTGCAATCTGAATTTACGCTGAGCTTCATTCAGGTTGGAATGATAACCCTCACTTATCAAGTCACCGCATCACTATTACAACCTCTCATTGGCTTGTATACCGATAAACATCCGCAACCTTACTCTTTGCCCTTCGGTATGGGATTTACCTTATCGGGACTGCTTCTATTGGCTTACGCCGAAAATTTTCCGCTCATACTGGTGGCTGCCGCCCTGGTTGGAATTGGCTCATCTGTTTTTCATCCAGAATCATCAAGAGTGGCACGCATGGCATCCGGAGGACGGCATGGGCTGGCGCAATCCTTATTTCAAGTAGGCGGAAATTTGGGAAGCTCACTTGGCCCACTACTGGCTGCCATTTTTATCGCACCTTATGGCAGGGAAAGTATCGGTTGGTTTTCTCTGACAGCATTGCTTGCAATCGTGATCCTACTGCAAGTCAGTCAATGGTATAAAATGCAACATAGAGCCAATAAGCCTCAATCTTCCCGCCATATTTCTCTGCCAGGCTTGCCGAAAAAAACAGTTGTACGCGCTTTTGCCATTTTATTGATACTCATTTTCTCAAAATATTTTTACCTCACCAGCATCAGCAGCTACTACACTTTTTATTTAATCCAAAAGTTTGGTTTATCAGTACAAAATGCCCAAATTCACTTGTTTATATTTTTGTTCTCCGTTGCGGCTGGCACGCTTATTGGAGGGCCAATTGGGGATAAAATAGGCCGAAAATATGTCATATGGGCATCTATTCTTGGCGTTGCTCCATTTACCCTCTTATTGCCTTATGCATCCTTATTCTGGACAGGCGTATTAACTGTGTTTATTGGCGTTATATTAGCCTCTGCGTTTTCTGCTATTTTGGTTTATGCTCAAGAACTCATGCCTGGTAGAACAGGTATGATCGCAGGTTTATTCTTTGGACTGGCATTTGGTATGGGGGGCATTGGTGCCACGGTACTCGGCTATGTTGCAGATAAAACCAGTATAGAATTAGTTTATAAAATTTGTGCTTTTCTACCACTTATTGGTATTTTTACCTTATTCCTGCCAAATATAGAAAAGAAAACTTAA
- the copA gene encoding copper-exporting P-type ATPase CopA encodes MSTTTILVLQGLTCMHCVGRVKKALENIPGVEQTNVSLNYAKVISDVSSDVLIAAIVDAGYQATVAIKPDIELRLSGLNCMKCAGKTQTTLETVEGVIAAEVNTQTAKIYGAAEGRTLIHAVEQAGYHAELAGEDSSPKTEPLTISVSHTPESLAAATPFSSANASSVEESPVAAAQIKNHPIESMQIEQTKNNATDDDSIQLLLDGMTCASCVSKVQKALQSVDGVEHARVNLAERSALVTGSASPNALIEAVIKAGYGAEIIQDETERRERQQHISHTNMRRFRWQSAFALAVGIPVMIWGMIGDNMMLTPENHMTWLTIGLVTLLVMIFAGGHFYRNAWQSLKNGSATMDTLIALGTGAAWLYSISVNLWPDIFPPQARHLYYEASAMIIGLINLGHALEQRARQRSSKALERLLDLTPPTARVVTAEGEKPLPLADVKPNMTLRLTTGDRVPVDGEIIQGTVWLDEAMLTGEPIPRQKSIGDAVHAGTIVQDGTVLFKANAVGSQTTLARIIKLVRQAQSSKPEIGQLADKISSIFVPVVVAIAIISGAIWYFIGPAPQIMYALVIMTTVLIIACPCALGLATPMSIISGVGRAAELGVLVRDADALQQASQLDTIVFDKTGTLTEGLPQVTEIHTFNGFTEEQVLVRAGALENGSNHPLAKALLMKVEGVKLPEVQQFRTLAGLGIQGEIEGTAVLLGNQNLLEQNQVNTTELKPLVAVQAEKGITPVILAIDGKIAALFSIRDPLRQDTISALQRLHHQGYHLVMLTGDNPVTANAIAKEAGIDQVIAGVLPDGKAAAIQSLQSKGQKVAMIGDGINDAPALAQADVGIAMGSGSDIAIETASMTLMRHSLHGVADAVELSKGTLRNMKQNLFGAFVYNTLGIPIAAGILYPFMGTLLNPVVAGAAMALSSITVVSNANRLLRFKPKS; translated from the coding sequence ATGTCCACAACTACCATTCTTGTACTGCAAGGTTTAACTTGTATGCACTGTGTTGGCAGAGTTAAGAAAGCACTGGAAAACATACCCGGTGTTGAGCAGACAAATGTCAGTCTGAATTATGCCAAAGTTATCAGTGATGTTTCATCCGATGTGTTAATCGCAGCCATTGTTGACGCAGGTTATCAAGCTACTGTTGCCATCAAGCCGGACATTGAATTACGGCTGTCAGGTCTGAACTGCATGAAATGTGCCGGTAAAACACAAACCACCTTGGAAACCGTGGAAGGTGTCATCGCGGCCGAGGTCAATACCCAGACAGCAAAAATCTATGGTGCAGCAGAGGGCCGAACTTTAATTCATGCCGTCGAGCAAGCGGGTTATCACGCTGAGTTAGCTGGTGAGGATAGCTCCCCAAAAACTGAGCCGCTGACAATATCAGTTTCACACACACCGGAATCTTTGGCAGCGGCAACCCCTTTTTCTTCAGCAAACGCATCTTCAGTAGAAGAATCTCCGGTAGCCGCAGCTCAGATAAAAAATCATCCAATCGAATCAATGCAGATTGAGCAGACTAAAAATAATGCCACTGATGATGACAGTATTCAGCTTTTATTGGATGGAATGACCTGTGCCAGTTGTGTCAGTAAGGTACAAAAAGCCCTGCAATCCGTTGATGGTGTGGAACATGCCAGAGTTAATCTGGCGGAAAGAAGTGCCTTGGTTACGGGCAGCGCATCACCAAACGCGTTGATTGAGGCGGTTATTAAGGCAGGTTATGGTGCGGAAATCATTCAGGATGAAACCGAGCGCCGGGAACGCCAGCAACACATTTCCCACACCAATATGCGCCGTTTTCGCTGGCAATCCGCCTTTGCCTTAGCCGTTGGTATCCCTGTCATGATTTGGGGCATGATAGGCGATAACATGATGCTCACGCCTGAAAACCATATGACATGGCTGACGATTGGTCTGGTTACACTGCTCGTGATGATATTTGCTGGCGGACATTTTTATCGCAATGCGTGGCAAAGCCTGAAAAATGGCAGCGCAACAATGGATACCCTCATTGCGTTAGGCACTGGCGCGGCATGGCTTTATTCCATCAGTGTTAACTTATGGCCTGATATTTTTCCACCTCAAGCCCGCCATCTTTATTATGAAGCCAGTGCCATGATCATTGGCTTAATCAACCTCGGTCATGCGTTAGAACAACGGGCGCGCCAGCGTTCTTCCAAAGCACTTGAGCGGTTATTGGATTTAACGCCACCCACCGCGCGAGTGGTGACTGCTGAGGGAGAAAAACCCCTGCCACTGGCCGATGTTAAACCCAATATGACATTGCGCCTGACAACAGGAGATCGTGTTCCAGTTGATGGTGAAATTATTCAGGGCACAGTCTGGCTGGATGAAGCGATGCTGACCGGTGAACCCATTCCCCGACAAAAATCAATCGGCGATGCTGTTCATGCGGGTACTATCGTTCAGGATGGAACCGTCTTATTTAAGGCCAATGCGGTTGGCAGCCAAACAACCCTGGCACGCATCATCAAACTGGTACGTCAGGCACAGAGCAGCAAGCCTGAAATTGGCCAGTTAGCTGACAAAATATCATCAATATTTGTGCCTGTTGTTGTCGCTATTGCCATCATTTCTGGTGCCATCTGGTATTTTATTGGCCCTGCCCCACAAATCATGTACGCATTGGTCATTATGACCACTGTACTGATTATTGCCTGTCCTTGCGCACTTGGGCTGGCAACGCCTATGTCCATTATTTCAGGAGTGGGCCGGGCAGCAGAATTAGGTGTATTGGTTCGTGATGCAGATGCCCTGCAACAAGCCAGCCAACTGGATACGATCGTTTTTGACAAAACAGGGACTTTGACCGAAGGCCTGCCTCAGGTTACTGAGATCCACACGTTTAACGGTTTCACTGAAGAACAAGTATTAGTCCGGGCTGGCGCGTTGGAAAATGGTTCAAATCATCCTCTGGCAAAAGCACTTCTGATGAAAGTCGAAGGCGTAAAATTACCCGAAGTACAGCAGTTCCGAACACTGGCCGGACTCGGTATACAAGGTGAGATTGAAGGGACTGCCGTGCTATTGGGCAATCAAAACTTGCTTGAACAAAATCAGGTTAATACCACAGAATTAAAACCCTTAGTCGCAGTACAAGCGGAAAAAGGTATCACGCCGGTTATTCTTGCGATAGACGGCAAAATCGCAGCTCTGTTTTCCATTCGCGATCCCTTACGCCAAGATACCATTTCTGCTCTACAACGCTTGCATCATCAAGGCTATCATTTAGTGATGCTAACGGGAGACAACCCGGTAACAGCCAATGCTATCGCTAAAGAAGCCGGTATTGATCAAGTGATCGCGGGTGTTTTGCCTGATGGAAAAGCCGCAGCCATTCAATCACTCCAGTCAAAAGGGCAGAAAGTGGCAATGATCGGTGACGGCATTAATGATGCCCCGGCATTGGCACAAGCTGATGTAGGCATCGCAATGGGAAGTGGAAGTGATATTGCAATCGAAACTGCCTCCATGACTCTGATGCGCCATAGTCTTCACGGAGTGGCGGATGCCGTTGAATTATCGAAAGGTACGCTGCGCAATATGAAACAAAACCTTTTTGGTGCGTTTGTTTATAACACACTAGGCATTCCGATTGCAGCAGGTATCTTATATCCTTTTATGGGAACATTACTGAACCCTGTCGTTGCAGGCGCAGCAATGGCATTATCTTCCATTACTGTTGTCAGTAACGCCAATAGGTTATTACGCTTCAAGCCTAAATCCTGA
- the ushA gene encoding bifunctional UDP-sugar hydrolase/5'-nucleotidase UshA has translation MKFSFKASVCALAVSLSLAPLIATAWEKDKTYDITILHTNDHHGHFWQNDHGEYGLSAQKTVVDAIRQEVAKNGGSVLLLSGGDINTGVPESDMQDAEPDFKGMNLVGYDAMTLGNHEFDKPLNVLYQQQNWANFPFLSANIYQASTGKRLFKPYVMFDKQGIKIAVLGLTTDDTMKIGNPANFPDVEFRVPAQEAKKVIEELKETEKPDVIIAATHMGHYNDGHSGTNAPGDVEMARSLPAGYLDMIVGGHSQDPVCMSAENKNYKQVDYVPGAPCSPDRQNGTWIVQAHEWGKYVGRADFQFRNGEFKLVHYQLIPINLNKKVTKEGGTTERVYYTHKIQQDPDMLNLLTPYQQKGNQKLNVKVGSVDNKLEGDRSQVRFIQTNMAHLVLAAQMERTNADFAVMSGGGIRDSIEPGDITYKDVMKVHPFANQLVYVDFKGSEVLPYLTAVANMEKNSGAYGQFYNVSFEIDGKNISNVKIGGKPLDLNKTYRMATLNFNAIGGDGYPRIDNLPGYVDTGFVDAEVLKGYIEKHSPLKTSDYEPKGEVVRK, from the coding sequence ATGAAATTTTCTTTTAAAGCGTCAGTATGTGCCTTAGCGGTTTCTTTATCGTTGGCTCCGTTAATTGCAACCGCTTGGGAAAAAGATAAAACTTACGATATTACAATTCTGCATACTAACGATCATCATGGCCATTTCTGGCAGAACGATCATGGTGAGTATGGCCTGTCAGCTCAAAAAACCGTGGTAGATGCTATTCGTCAGGAAGTTGCCAAGAACGGAGGCAGCGTACTGTTGCTGTCAGGTGGTGACATTAATACCGGTGTACCTGAATCAGACATGCAGGACGCTGAGCCAGATTTTAAGGGGATGAATCTGGTAGGTTATGATGCAATGACATTGGGAAATCATGAATTCGACAAACCTTTAAATGTATTGTATCAGCAGCAAAATTGGGCAAATTTCCCATTTTTATCTGCCAATATTTACCAAGCCAGCACGGGCAAGCGTCTATTCAAACCTTACGTTATGTTTGATAAGCAGGGGATAAAAATTGCCGTTCTTGGTCTGACGACTGATGATACGATGAAAATCGGTAATCCCGCCAATTTCCCGGATGTGGAATTCCGTGTTCCGGCACAAGAAGCCAAAAAAGTGATTGAAGAGCTGAAAGAGACTGAAAAGCCGGATGTGATTATTGCTGCCACACATATGGGCCATTACAACGATGGTCATAGTGGTACGAATGCGCCGGGCGATGTTGAAATGGCGCGTAGTTTACCTGCGGGTTATTTAGATATGATTGTGGGTGGTCACTCACAAGATCCGGTTTGTATGTCGGCAGAAAATAAAAATTATAAGCAGGTAGATTATGTGCCGGGAGCACCTTGCTCCCCGGATCGTCAAAATGGAACATGGATTGTCCAAGCCCATGAATGGGGCAAATATGTTGGTCGTGCTGATTTTCAATTCCGTAATGGTGAATTCAAATTGGTTCATTACCAATTGATCCCTATCAACTTAAATAAAAAAGTGACAAAAGAAGGTGGCACGACGGAACGTGTTTATTACACACATAAAATTCAGCAAGATCCTGACATGCTCAACTTATTGACGCCTTATCAGCAGAAAGGCAATCAAAAATTGAATGTTAAAGTTGGCTCAGTCGATAATAAGCTGGAAGGTGATCGTAGTCAGGTTCGTTTTATTCAGACCAATATGGCTCATCTTGTATTGGCTGCTCAGATGGAACGGACAAACGCTGATTTTGCTGTCATGAGTGGTGGTGGCATTCGTGATTCTATTGAACCCGGTGATATTACTTACAAAGATGTCATGAAGGTTCATCCATTTGCCAACCAGTTGGTTTATGTCGATTTCAAAGGTAGCGAAGTCTTACCGTATTTGACGGCTGTTGCTAATATGGAAAAGAATTCCGGGGCTTATGGGCAATTCTATAATGTCAGCTTCGAAATTGATGGCAAAAATATCAGCAATGTAAAAATTGGTGGTAAGCCGTTAGATCTGAATAAAACTTATCGTATGGCAACCCTGAATTTCAACGCAATTGGGGGAGATGGTTATCCACGTATTGATAATCTTCCGGGCTACGTTGATACAGGTTTCGTCGATGCCGAAGTGTTGAAAGGGTATATCGAAAAGCACTCTCCGCTAAAAACCTCTGATTATGAACCGAAAGGTGAGGTTGTACGTAAATAA
- the ybaL gene encoding YbaL family putative K(+) efflux transporter codes for MEHSTPLITTIVGGFVLAYLLGMLAQRLKISPLVGYLVAGVLAGPFTPGFVADTSLAPELSEIGVILLMFGVGLHFSLKDLLAVKSIAIPGAIAQIAVATLLGVGLSALLGWGLFSGIVFGLCLSTASTVVLLRALEERQLIDSQRGQIAIGWLIVEDLAMVLALVLLPAAAGILESKNADIGQLFIGLSITIGKVIAFILLMIFVGRRLIPWLLAKTASTGSRELFTLAVLAIALGVAYGAVTLFDASFALGAFFAGMVLNESELSHRAAQDTLPLRDAFAVLFFVSVGMLFDPMVLFQQPLAILGTLIIIIIGKSLAAMLLVRMFGHSRRTALTISVSLAQIGEFAFILAGLGVALGLLDGEARNLVLAGAMISIMLNPLLFSLLDRYLEKTETIEEQLIEETLEEETQIPVDICGHAIVVGYGRVGRLLCQRLQEKNFPVVVIEDTRARFEELGEIGTSAVMGNAANKDIMALARLDCACTLFLTIPNGYEAGEIVANTREIRPDINIIVRAHYDDEVTYITERGTNQIIIGEHEIAKAMAASIPENYEASCPIEPTLLATPTVPSSTA; via the coding sequence ATGGAGCATTCGACACCTCTTATCACGACCATTGTTGGCGGTTTTGTTCTCGCCTATCTGCTGGGCATGCTTGCGCAACGCCTCAAAATCTCACCACTGGTAGGGTATCTTGTAGCCGGTGTACTCGCGGGACCATTTACACCCGGTTTTGTTGCCGATACGTCTTTGGCGCCAGAACTTTCGGAAATTGGCGTGATCTTACTGATGTTTGGTGTCGGTCTACACTTTTCACTCAAAGATTTGTTAGCCGTCAAATCAATCGCCATACCCGGAGCCATCGCCCAAATTGCTGTAGCAACGTTATTGGGAGTAGGGTTATCAGCACTCCTTGGCTGGGGGCTATTCAGTGGTATTGTATTTGGCCTTTGTCTGTCCACTGCCAGCACAGTGGTATTACTACGGGCATTAGAAGAGCGACAGCTCATTGATAGTCAAAGAGGACAAATAGCCATTGGTTGGTTGATTGTCGAAGATCTGGCTATGGTTCTGGCGTTGGTATTGCTCCCTGCAGCAGCCGGTATTCTGGAAAGCAAGAATGCGGATATTGGCCAGCTATTCATTGGGCTGTCCATCACAATCGGCAAAGTTATTGCCTTTATTTTATTGATGATTTTCGTCGGCCGGAGATTAATTCCCTGGTTATTGGCGAAAACAGCCAGTACGGGATCTCGTGAGCTGTTTACACTGGCCGTATTAGCGATTGCATTGGGTGTCGCTTACGGTGCGGTTACTCTGTTTGACGCGTCATTTGCTCTCGGCGCATTTTTCGCTGGCATGGTACTGAATGAATCAGAATTGAGTCATCGGGCCGCACAAGATACCTTGCCATTGCGGGATGCTTTTGCGGTGCTGTTCTTCGTCTCGGTCGGCATGTTGTTTGATCCAATGGTTCTGTTCCAACAGCCTTTGGCGATTTTAGGCACCCTCATCATCATTATCATTGGCAAATCACTGGCGGCTATGCTGCTGGTCAGAATGTTCGGCCATTCACGACGTACAGCCTTAACCATCTCTGTCAGCCTTGCTCAAATCGGTGAGTTCGCGTTTATTCTGGCCGGGCTTGGTGTTGCTTTGGGGCTGCTGGATGGTGAAGCCCGTAACCTTGTGCTGGCCGGTGCTATGATTTCTATCATGCTGAATCCCCTTCTATTCAGTCTGCTGGATCGCTATTTGGAAAAAACAGAAACCATTGAAGAACAATTAATCGAAGAAACATTGGAAGAAGAAACCCAGATACCTGTCGATATTTGCGGTCATGCCATTGTAGTCGGATATGGTCGGGTAGGTCGTTTGCTATGCCAACGTTTACAAGAGAAAAATTTTCCCGTTGTCGTGATTGAAGATACACGTGCCCGATTTGAAGAATTGGGAGAAATAGGTACCAGCGCAGTGATGGGTAACGCCGCCAATAAAGATATTATGGCCTTAGCCCGACTCGATTGCGCCTGTACGTTATTTTTGACTATCCCCAATGGTTATGAAGCGGGTGAAATTGTCGCTAATACCAGAGAAATACGGCCTGATATCAATATCATCGTACGTGCTCATTATGATGATGAAGTCACCTATATCACAGAGCGTGGCACTAACCAGATCATTATTGGTGAACATGAGATAGCAAAAGCAATGGCCGCTTCAATCCCTGAAAATTATGAAGCGAGTTGCCCGATAGAACCGACATTATTAGCTACCCCAACAGTGCCATCATCAACAGCATAG